The Eurosta solidaginis isolate ZX-2024a chromosome 4, ASM4086904v1, whole genome shotgun sequence genome includes a window with the following:
- the LOC137250531 gene encoding putative ATP-dependent RNA helicase TDRD12 isoform X2, with protein sequence MAADKNKHISVTHFINPQLFWFHEISVPNDTYREIKDLEEQLEQYYKTHQPWTQAIRKPAIGMLVSVKFLAWHKIIRARVEHIANFSRNAHGGEYIMWAIDYGFPFQTKSDQIFRLPDKLSCMVDHIKRGGLAYLSPAEKDFDFRKNSAVTNAKEMWSQRACELVEKLVNDSESVVFVEKFQIKDHAWGDLIVTTHLGDKCNVRDYLIGMSLALDTGPIFREICMDLKVIKILPWMTNSGNSKFSSNKGFLCNGDMRDDKKMQQLVKLECNEYAKKKVEDWCARNELVTFQDSADFDTDMLFDGIAFDDSVSNKNFEIRKSKTDERNEVNKENNNAITRNPSSKQQRDLEQCVNLGSDDDDSLNSTPSEIINDQKLGMAGALAESRNKKYGKNDLPPKPTTLDFDISADSEKDLLKENNEEKVKLLSGVESLASLETGISSRKLKLLEKRKQMGNKKLDEQNNAGNHQAIVVEPERNSKQKNLIDLSSTNSTVVEIDIAKQMRNTVIHNRDSNINDKTNVPTSVVNSRVKRHLLNRHKVPLINEEDSTTDSTSANTNDHVIPQISASTKRMELLKKQRLEKLKAENTAKVNLASSHGESLKKADIQLNTEDASSIASTAKTSSHIGRLMNLRKKLNEEKNLRTVVNNTSFYNKKVKEVKSETYFELTSKSQMSPPTETLNENCTFYGMRMVPAGFDLTNLNRYKDEKNHWHRKTTTRYDYIPHSDDALIDSSSRDILNASTTSSSSETTEDKQNMQQNNFKDSRTKERNPSSLTKHANILDTTVPQIDEEPMEFFACTTERQTKNKISRMKEQQLLSSSSNVSSSTTPKKYGRYRSLKPPSTQMNKIDEILRTAYVEKESGNDEILDLKNLNSSVCKEDSDNTELYSAEDGTYGGGTTSDNEDIDSERHSSNKRSLIRSRLQKKIAVQQEHLKQVEHQLSSELNGNKPDCFRIFLPLVQEELREIEGEHRLKTKFIDHLVLAHSKVQLSSIAQTSEAFFLKEIQDEMENMRVTKLYRIQAYAWPHLLRGNSLFIVNPNKSGKTWSYLPAICSLVAYRIQICGLTDTYGPVAIIVVPTSAHVEIVHNYCKRLLLGVRPAVTTVPSFGVRNANDAKVQLLNSCGILVATPGSLLRILQDNEKESLIDIERLKHLVIDDLDLMLSRAQDDVEMVLKTFFKLSKLSKNSIPALLPWQLVVTTRDWDSLLVALMRKSNEPLLLIGDFLEAAVYGRVMISIKLCPSERKIATILEFIEQNSLENERLLVLCNSDDDVYEVVDALTISGFICISYDSHASSDVRIIVDEWRKKKVLSSRILVVADASFPELQIQNVSQVIHYSMPTSWTKFTARFSALAQTYENHVSRNFEMPAKSTNQGAARSLILLDEENSIQLPRLMDFMKKHDQLKLIHSDILAVSKRVLLEREEARILQGTRMCPYVLEFGECDEPRCEFRHNLTRFDAVSKTDNIPKAGDMRILILKVFSPTHYAARLLEHRSPNSTNWFDIRRSKEVCNFSMQLNMHYMKRENWTIHWPIHLGDLCVYKYCDTYQRIRILELPELQNTDIVKTLKLTVKLIDDGSIISGVKSDELYVCHNDFKDFPAQAINIRLSGVVPFDNERTWDTKSTKTVQKWIMTDITKKECVHVSINFTLIDTIWVNNLIVMEQLDQVGQYVYRVNLKRSLLEKNIAAAADNKRQSIREIAEEFGLLAANGDADATLSDSEMEFKTCSENETSNLMKFSSNDETMESEKLLQGYEPKEAKNFNKSGVLIKINDSLEDDGEDKEEDWDKQLNANEKTANEIYLPLRTHFEPEISEITNADTTAPTCETDTKTTTPETTRTTTTPLTSTITTTVSKQVPQLEETDTLAASIAALPTGKEQWLSLPLEQIVKVEIGSETENGNWNDIYLQQIEDEQLNKFDEMLELINDHITKLRAKPTMPFPASWFKPMQNCIVHHDNRYLRAKLYGIFVSDSSTRSTTNSSIYRFFLCDYACFIMAKPEDLYNDFLYPTTQEIVEFTPFQGVHCTLAGINLNRFAKPYKVTKDYLFAYAVKERASANIGMPHFNINSYEILLYENEYEHEMQTLELFNRTLIDKGVATADKENEHYLEMKIKLPKVPKDLCNFEDLLQCIQRSFELEMIEAQDNDTAPKLQTTPLQAIKPPQIDLPKNIKKIRQRPYKPLKSKSSDPSSGTDEEPLLSSSNKTTSSSDNDQSISSASAAHDTSSSSTEAPHLPPPPQLQAKHKRPQVCWYDTDCFIYLVISAPDISEYYLEVTEDTLIFYAEINEQSNALVLNFAGLIEPTLVSHEIRGLNVVVRLVKGVFMKWPRLLKQTTRYPWLTFNLNAIDLSEVEKLLPQQQLEMILQKTLGRKLNGSFSSDEPDSDDERNLFQTFTPIINSEDIHDPTLEIF encoded by the exons AAGGATTTCGATTTTCGTAAAAATAGTGCTGTTACAAATGCCAAAGAGATGTGGAGCCAACGTGCATGTGAATTGGTAGAGAAATTGGTGAATGACTCTGAATCGGTAGTGTTtgtcgaaaaatttcaaattaaagatCATGCTTGGGGCGATCTAATCGTAACCACACACTTGGGTGATAAATGTAATGTGCGCGATTATTTAATTGGAATGAGTTTGGCCCTGGATACTGGACCAATATTCCGTGAAATATGCATGGATTTGAAGGTAATAAAAATTTTGCCATGGATGACAAATAGTGGCAATAGTAAATTTAGCAGCAACAAAGGTTTCTTGTGTAACGGAGATATGCGGGATGACAAGAAGATGCAACAATTAGTTAAGCTGGAATGCAATGAGTATGCAAAGAAGAAAGTAGAGGATTGGTGTGCACGAAATGAGTTGGTCACATTTCAGGACTCTGCAGATTTTGATACCGATATGTTATTTGATGGAATTGCGTTTGACGATTCGGTTTCGAATAAAAACTTTGAGATTCGTAAATCTAAAACTGACGAACGCAATGAAGTGAACAAAGAGAACAATAATGCGATCACACGAAACCCAAGCTCAAAACAGCAGCGTGATTTGGAGCAGTGCGTGAATTTGGGTAGTGACGATGATGACTCATTGAATTCAACACCAAGTGAGATTATTAATGACCAAAAGTTAGGCATGGCTGGTGCATTGGCGGAATCGAGAAATAAGAAATATGGTAAAAATGAtttaccaccaaagccaacaacTTTAGATTTTGATATAAGCGCAGACTCAGAGAAAGATTTACTCAAAGAAAATAATGAGGAGAAAGTGAAACTGCTCAGTGGCGTAGAGTCGTTAGCATCATTAGAAACAGGAATCTCCTCAAGAAAACTAAAATTGTTGGAGAAACGTAAGCAG ATGGGCAACAAAAAGTTGGATGAACAGAATAATGCTGGTAATCATCAAGCCATTGTCGTGGAGCCGGAACGTAATTCAAAACAGAAGAATCTCATAGACCTCAGCTCTACCAATAGTACTGTGGTTGAAATTGATATCGCAAAACAAATG CGCAATACTGTCATCCATAATAGAGATAGCAACATCAATGACAAAACCAACGTACCCACATCTGTGGTCAACTCACGGGTGAAGCGCCATCTACTCAACCGTCACAAGGTGCCTCTGATTAACGAAGAAGATAGCACCACTGACAGCACATCTGCTAATACAAACGATCATGTCATCCCACAAATCTCAGCTTCAACCAAACGTATGGAATTGCTTAAAAAG CAAAGATTGGAAAAACTCAAAGCAGAGAATACGGCAAAAGTCAACTTGGCATCAAGTCACGGCGAATCGCTTAAGAAAGCAGACATACAATTGAATACTGAAGATGCAAGTAGTATTGCTTCTACAGCGAAGACCAGTTCACATATTGGACGTTTGATGAATTTACGTAAAAAG CTTAACGAGGAAAAGAATCTGCGAACTGTTGTtaataatacaagtttttataataaaaag GTTAAAGAAGTTAAAAGTGAAACATATTTTGAGCTCACGTCAAAGTCGCAGATGTCACCGCCTACTGAG aCACTCAATGAAAATTGTACTTTTTATGGTATGCGTATGGTACCAGCTGGTTTTGACCTTACTAATCTGAATCGTTATAAAGATGAAAAAAATCATTGGCATCGGAAAACCACAACACGTTATGATTATATACCACATAGCGATGATGCACTTATAGACTCATCGAGTAGGGATATTTTGAATGCAAGTACAACTTCTTCGTCAAGTGAAACAACGGAAGATAAGCaaaatatgcaacaaaataactttaaggaTAGCAGAACAAAAGAAAGGAATCCATCAAGTCTTACAAAGCATGCAAATATTTTAGATACAACCGTGCCACAAATAGATGAAGAACCAATGGAATTTTTTGCTTGCACCACCGAACGTCAAACAAAGAATAAAATATCTAGGATGAAAGAACAGCAGTTGCTTTCTAGCAGTAGCAA TGTAAGCTCATCTACAACACCGAAAAAATATGGCCGATATCGATCGCTAAAACCACCATCAACACAAATGAACAAAATTGATGAAATATTACGTACGGCATATGTCGAAAAAGAAAGCGGCAATGACGAAatattagatttaaaaaatttgaactcGAGTGTTTGTAAAGAAGATTCTGATAATACGGAATTGTATTCAGCAGAAGATGGCACATATGGTGGTGGCACTACGTCAGATAACGAGGATATTGATTCCGAAAGGCATTCCTCTAATAAACGCTCATTGATAAGAAGtcgcttacaaaaaaaaatagcagTTCAACAAGAACATTTGAAGCAAGTCGAACATCAGTTAAGCTCTGAGTTGAACGGTAATAAACCAGACTGCTTTCGTATATTCTTACCCTTGGTACAAGAAGAGCTGCGTGAGATCGAAGGTGAACATCGTTTGAAGACAAAATTTATAGATCACTTAGTGTTAGCGCATTCAAAGGTACAACTTAGTTCGATCGCGCAAACATCAGAAGCATTTTTTCTAAAGGAAATTCAAGATGAAATGGAGAATATGCGTGTCACTAAATTATATCGGATACAAGCATACGCTTGGCCACATCTCTTACGGGGCAATTCACTTTTCATTGTTAATCCAAATAAATCGGGTAAAACATGGAGTTATTTGCCAGCTATTTGCAGTTTGGTAGCTTATCGTATACAAATTTGTGGCCTCACTGACACTTATGGACCCGTTGCCATCATCGTGGTGCCTACATCAGCACACGTAGAGATTGTGCATAATTATTGTAAACGTTTGCTATTGGGAGTAAGGCCCGCAGTAACGACAGTACCATCTTTTGGTGTACGCAATGCAAATGATGCTAAAGTACAATTACTCAATAGTTGTGGCATTTTAGTAGCAACGCCAGGAAGTTTACTACGCATATTACAAGACAACGAGAAAGAATCTTTGATTGATATAGAAAGGTTGAAACATTTGGTGATTGATGATTTGGATTTGATGTTGTCACGTGCACAAGATGATGTTGAAATGGTTTTAAAAACGTTTTTCAAATTGTCCAAATTGAGTAAAAATTCCATACCTGCTTTGTTACCTTGGCAATTAGTGGTGACAACACGTGATTGGGATTCATTGCTTGTTGCATTGATGCGTAAGTCAAATGAACCCTTACTCTTAATAGGCGATTTTTTAGAAGCCGCTGTGTATGGTAGAGTGATGATATCAATCAAACTGTGCCCAAGCGAACGTAAGATTGCGACGATTTTGGAATTTATCGAACAAAATTCATTAGAAAACGAACGACTGCTTGTGTTATGCAATAGCGATGATGATGTGTACGAAGTTGTAGATGCGCTGACAATTTCCGGATTTATTTGCATCAGCTACGACAGTCATGCCTCATCAGATGTTCGCATTATAGTTGATGAGTGGCGTAAAAAGAAG GTATTGTCATCACGCATACTTGTAGTTGCCGATGCATCATTTCCCGAACTGCAAATTCAAAATGTTTCTCAAGTTATACACTATTCTATGCCGACTTCATGGACTAAATTTACAGCACGTTTTTCAGCATTAGCACAAACTTATGAAAATCATGTGAGCAGAAATTTTGAAATGCCTGCTAAGAGTACGAATCAAGGTGCAGCACGTTCCTTAATATTACTGGACGAAGAGAATAGCATACAACTGCCACGTTTGATGGATTTTATGAAAAAGCATGATCAATTAAAATTAATACATTCCGATATATTAGCTGTGTCCAAACGTGTGCTATTGGAACGTGAAGAGGCTAGAATACTACAAGGTACCCGTATGTGTCCTTACGTGCTGGAGTTTGGTGAATGCGATGAGCCACGTTGCGAATTTCGTCATAATCTAACACGTTTCGATGCAGTTTCCAAAACTGATAATATACCAAAGGCTGGTGATATGCGTATACTTATATTAAAG GTGTTTTCGCCCACCCATTACGCCGCACGTCTTCTAGAACACCGTTCGCCCAATTCTACCAACTGGTTTGACATACGGCGCTCCAAGGAAGTGTGCAATTTTAGCATGCAATTGAATATGCATTATATGAAAAGAGAAAATTGGACCATACATTGGCCAATCCATTTAGGTGATTTGTGTGTATATAAATACTGCGACACATATCAACGTATTCGTATACTTGAACTGCCTGAATTACAAAATACAGatattgtaaaaacgctaaaATTGACAGTGAAGTTAATCGACGACGGTAGCATTATATCAGGCGTTAAATCTGATGAACTTTACGTTTGTCATAACGATTTTAAAGATTTTCCTGCACAAGCAATCAATATTCGGTTATCTGGTGTTGTGCCATTTGATAATGAACGCACTTGGGATACAAAATCAACCAAAACTGTACAGAAATGGATTATGACTGATATAACAAAAAAAGAATGCGTACATGTTAGTATCAATTTTACACTAATTGATACAATTTGGGTGAATAATTTAATTGTGATGGAACAGCTGGATCAAGTTGGACAATATGTTTATCGTGTAAATTTGAAACGGTCACTCTTGGAGAAAAATATTGCAGCAGCAGCTGATAACAAACGACAAAGTATACGCGAAATAGCTGAAGAATTTGGATTATTGGCGGCAAATGGTGATGCCGATGCCACGCTCAGTGACTCTGAAATGGAATTTAAAACTTGCAGTGAGAATGAAACAAGTAATCTAATGAAATTTTCATCGAATGACGAAACAATGGAAAGTGAAAAGTTGTTGCAAGGATACGAGCCAAAGGAagctaaaaattttaacaaatccGGAGTGCTGATTAAAATTAACGATAGCCTAGAAGATGATGGGGAGGACAAAGAAGAAGATTGGGATAAGCAGTTGAATGCGAATGAAAAAACTGCTAATGAG ATTTATTTGCCACTACGAACTCATTTTGAGCCTGAAATAAGCGAAATAACAAATGCAGATACAACAGCGCCCACATGTGAAACcgacacaaaaacaacaacaccagaAACAACAAGAACGACAACAACACCACTAacttcaacaataacaacaacagtatcAAAGCAAGTTCCTCAACTCGAAGAAACCGATACTCTTGCTGCCTCTATTGCTGCACTACCTACTGGCAAAGAGCAATGGCTTTCATTACCTTTAGAGCAAATTGTTAAGGTAGAGATCGGTAGTGAAACAGAGAATGGTAATTGGAATGATATTTATTTGCAACAAATTGAGGATGAACAGTTAAATAAATTTGATGAAATGCTTGAGTTAATCAATGATCATATAACGAAGCTGCGCGCCAAACCAACAATGCCATTTCCCGCGTCTTGGTTCAAGCCAATGCAAAATTGTATAGTACACCATGACAATCGTTATTTGCGTGCGAAATTGTATGGAATATTTGTAAGTGATTCTTCGACACGATCTACCACCAATTCGTCAATTTATCGCTTCTTTCTATGTGATTATGCATGTTTCATAATGGCGAAACCTGAGGACTTGTACAATGATTTCCTATATCCTACCACACAGGAAATTGTTGAATTTACACCCTTTCAGGGTGTACATTGCACTTTGGCTGGTAtaaatttaaatcgttttgcGAAACCTTACAAAGTTACCAAAGATTATTTATTTGCTTATGCAGTGAAGGAACGTGCAAGTGCTAATATTGGAATGCCACATTTCAATATAAATTCATATGAAATtttattatatgaaaatgaatatGAACATGAGATGCAAACACTTGAGCTATTCAATAGAACGTTAATAGATAAAGGCGTGGCTACAGCAGATAAAGAGAACGAACATTACTTGGAAATGAAAATCAAATTACCAAAAGTGCCTAAAGATTTATGTAATTTTGAAGATCTATTACAATGCATACAACGTTCTTTTGAATTGGAAATGATAGAAGCTCAGGACAACGATACGGCACCAAAACTGCAAACAACACCGCTGCAAGCAATAAAACCTCCACAAATAGAtttaccaaaaaatattaaaaaaatacggCAAAGACCTTATAAACCTTTGAAATCTAAAAGCAGTGATCCTTCAAGCGGCACTGACGAAGAGCCGCTTTTGTCATCTTCAAATAAAACCACAAGTTCCAGTGATAATGATCAATCGATTAGCTCAGCATCAGCAGCGCATGATACTTCGTCATCTTCGACAGAGGCGCCCCATTTACCACCTCCACCTCAACTTCAAGCAAAACATAAACGTCCACAAGTTTGCTGGTATGATACAGATTGTTTTATCTATCTAGTTATAAGTGCACCTGATATTAGCGAATACTATTTAGAAGTCACAGAAGATACTTTAATATTCTATGCGGAAATTAATGAGCAATCAAATGCACTCGTTTTAAACTTTGCCGGTCTTATAGAACCTACTTTGGTTTCACACGAAATACGTGGCCTAAATGTTGTTGTACGTTTAGTTAAAGGGGTCTTTATGAAGTGGCCACGTTTGTTAAAGCAGACAACACGTTACCCTTGGCTTACATTTAATTTGAATGCTATCGATTTGTCGGAAGTGGAGAAATTATTACCGCAACAGCAGTTGGAAATGATTTTGCAGAAAACTTTGGGCCGTAAACTCAACGGTAGTTTTAGCAGTGATGAACCGGATTCGGATGATGAGCGCAATTTATTCCAAACATTTACACCTATTATTAACAGCGAAGATATACATGATCCCACCCTGGAAATATTCTGA